The DNA region CTTGACTGGCTATGCTCCCAACGTATCGATTGCTGAGAAGGAGCACGAAGAGGGTTCGCAAACCTCTCCGACATCATCTCCCGCCACGATCCTGTCCAGTCATTATGACGATTTCAACCCTGATCTTGACTGGGTACATGGTCCCGGTCCAGAAATATGCTCAAAGCGCCGGACCAGAGAGACCGGAAGCACAGTTGAAAACATCTATCGACAATACCTCCCTTCGGAACCTTCGACCGTCAAGCCTCAGTCTGTCGCCCATACTTCACCGCCCACAAACAGAGCGCATCCTCAGTCGCCGGATAGGGGAAATGGGAATAGCAACAATGACCACTACATCTCGGCTCGTTCTCTGaccaaccacccatccaAGCCTAACCATGTCGACGATGGCACCCATCCGAGTAAGCAACGTCGCAAACTGTATGATACAGCTGGCGATGCTCCCAGCGTTCCTCTCCCGGAGCTGCCAGTTGCGAGGCGCTCTGTCCGCTACTACGACAGTCATCTCCATGGGTATGATGATCCACCAACTCCGTCGGGGATGTCAGTTTCCAATACTCAAGTGCTACTTGACAGATACAGTGATCACAGTCAGCTGGCTCAAGATGAAGGCTTTTCAGAAGAAGCCATAGTTGCCGGGGCCTCACCAAAGAGCGAGCCTGACGGCACTGAGTTGGAGCTGTCATCACACAGCGCCCATGAACGGCTGAAGGAGAGGCTTGACAGGCTACACTACGCATGCAACGCTGGTCTCGCCGAATATTCTACAGGCGCGCTTACTTCGGAGTCGGACGAAGACCCATTCAAGTACGATCGCAAGTCTTACCACGCGCTCCTCCAGCCAGTTCGAGAAAGGGAAGTAAGCCTAGCCCTCCAGCAGTTGACTGGCATTACCGAATCAGCGACGCCAGTGGACGAGATGCCACAGGAGTCTGGACAGTCTGTCTTACAGAGCAGAAACCCATACCTGAACAGACTGCAGTCCTACAAGACTCCAGAAGCTGAAGACGCTTGGGAGGATCAAGAAGATCCAAACGAAATCAAAATTACGGTTCAACGTCGCCCTTCTAGTTTCTCACCAGCCCCTCAGCCCGAACTTCCAACTCAGAGCCGCAACTTGACTCAGGACTGGAGGACCAGTTACTGCAATGACCAtttccatcaaccccagAGTGAAGGCGGTGACTGGGAAACAGTAGGAACCAATGTGGGAGGTCAGTTTGGCAGCAACCTTGCATGTGCCTCTGGTAGTGGTCTGAGTGGAAACCCGGCCCTCAAGATCACCAGTGACAGCATTGCGAACTACTCAGACTGCAGTTCCTTTGGCCCATCCCAATACGATGCCTTCACGTCTACTGAGCGAATTCTCCAGCATCCGACAGCCGATCAGAATCCCACCGACCAGCTGTTCAGAAACATAAAAGACACAGGGCGCCCGGTTTTTCTCCCAAAGCCACAAGTAAATCGTGCTAATGGATATCCCTTGGACTCAGTTCGACATTTTACAGATGCAAATACCACAGCAAGCGGTTCTACAGCTAGAAGCGCTCTGCTCGAGAAGATCAGTGCTCGTCTGCGTCGAAATAAAGAACAGCAGAAGAGCGGCAACCCTTTCCAAGTGCTTCCGAACACTTCGGTGCCTCATCTTTCTGATGTTTATGAGCTGGAGGACATGGGCCCTGACCAGCGTGCCATCAACAACGGGGTTGAAGCCCTCGGTTTGAACAAGGAAAATCGACTTACGCCTCCTAATCAAGAATCGAGTCTCATGGCGAAGGGATCGCCCACCCTTTTCAGCTTCCCACTCATCCCATTACAGGAAGCCGTGAAAAAGCAAGCCATCAGACGGGCAAGTGGAGAAGACGATTTGActttgaccaccaccagaacccGCCAGGACTCCAGTGTTTTGTCTTCCAGAGCCACGCAGAGAACTACTCCGCCAACGCCCTGTACGGCAAAGCCACAGCAATACTCGCCTCCTACTCCTAGTCTCGCAAGACCTCCTCCCACGCATCTTCGCCGGCCCACGGGACTAGGGATCCCTGATACTGCTACGCCATACCCTGCATACCAGATGAACAAGGGCTTTGATGGAGACGAACAAAATCTTTCCACGGCTTCACCCCTCAGCAGCGGCAGTCCTCCCATCTACGGACGAGCAGTTTTCCCTCGCTCCTGCAGAAATATCTTTGGCGATGCGCACGCAGACCCTCCTCGAAAATCCACAAGAAGCAGCTATGGGTTTCCAGTCATGTTGCGCAGGTCAACCCACAAGAGAAAGACGACCCGTGAGAAGAGAGATGCACTCCGGCAACCAGGGGAATCCCCAAAGCCCGGCCCGGTTGTCGATCCGGAGACAGCAGATGCCTTCGTTTTGTCTGGCGAAGATGCGTATATCTCATGGGACAATCAA from Podospora pseudoanserina strain CBS 124.78 chromosome 1, whole genome shotgun sequence includes:
- a CDS encoding hypothetical protein (EggNog:ENOG503P9RI) → MIGKDGPGAEAMPSRGHPPPEVSTVIVPPGPAPKRSITPKGTLFTNLGEAHLAITARVAAKIAGQAVPALPVVTPCQSPTAPLHEPRPKDNLPLASHMEFVKSSHLANGRCLTGYAPNVSIAEKEHEEGSQTSPTSSPATILSSHYDDFNPDLDWVHGPGPEICSKRRTRETGSTVENIYRQYLPSEPSTVKPQSVAHTSPPTNRAHPQSPDRGNGNSNNDHYISARSLTNHPSKPNHVDDGTHPSKQRRKLYDTAGDAPSVPLPELPVARRSVRYYDSHLHGYDDPPTPSGMSVSNTQVLLDRYSDHSQLAQDEGFSEEAIVAGASPKSEPDGTELELSSHSAHERLKERLDRLHYACNAGLAEYSTGALTSESDEDPFKYDRKSYHALLQPVREREVSLALQQLTGITESATPVDEMPQESGQSVLQSRNPYLNRLQSYKTPEAEDAWEDQEDPNEIKITVQRRPSSFSPAPQPELPTQSRNLTQDWRTSYCNDHFHQPQSEGGDWETVGTNVGGQFGSNLACASGSGLSGNPALKITSDSIANYSDCSSFGPSQYDAFTSTERILQHPTADQNPTDQLFRNIKDTGRPVFLPKPQVNRANGYPLDSVRHFTDANTTASGSTARSALLEKISARLRRNKEQQKSGNPFQVLPNTSVPHLSDVYELEDMGPDQRAINNGVEALGLNKENRLTPPNQESSLMAKGSPTLFSFPLIPLQEAVKKQAIRRASGEDDLTLTTTRTRQDSSVLSSRATQRTTPPTPCTAKPQQYSPPTPSLARPPPTHLRRPTGLGIPDTATPYPAYQMNKGFDGDEQNLSTASPLSSGSPPIYGRAVFPRSCRNIFGDAHADPPRKSTRSSYGFPVMLRRSTHKRKTTREKRDALRQPGESPKPGPVVDPETADAFVLSGEDAYISWDNQRKRRLFYYGALAVCIFPFLTLLVYHGAFDPFLVWWTEGEVRRMTRKQRHVVAIVGSTIAAVWLAAIAVVVTLLVSTKT